Proteins found in one Parasteatoda tepidariorum isolate YZ-2023 chromosome 7, CAS_Ptep_4.0, whole genome shotgun sequence genomic segment:
- the LOC107447544 gene encoding dynein light chain Tctex-type 1 has translation MDENLNSLVSEENTFPVDDVSKIIKSAVEEVIERNTYQHSKVKQWSDKIVEQILTNLKELNKPFKYIATCVIMQKNGAGFHTASSCFWDNATDGSCTVRWENKSMYCIVSVFGLAI, from the exons ATGGACGAAAATCTGAATTCTTTGGTCTCTGAAGAG AATACTTTTCCAGTTGATGATGTCAGCAAAATTATTAAGTCT gCAGTTGAGGAAGTAATTGAAAGAAACACTTACCAACATAGTAAAGTGAAACAGTGGTCTGACAAGATAGTGGAACAAATTTTGACAAACCTCAAAGAGTTGAATAAGCCCTTTAAATATATTg ctACTTGTGTTATAATGCAAAAGAATGGAGCTGGATTTCATACTGCAAGCTCCTGTTTCTGGGATAATGCTACTGATG gcAGTTGCACTGTGAGATgggaaaataaatcaatgtattGTATTGTCTCAGTATTTGGTTTGGctatataa